One genomic window of Etheostoma spectabile isolate EspeVRDwgs_2016 chromosome 5, UIUC_Espe_1.0, whole genome shotgun sequence includes the following:
- the LOC116688864 gene encoding cilia- and flagella-associated protein 157, which yields MPKKKDKKSGDKQDEAKKTSKKESSAASADKTGSDDKERDLYLTQIRYLNEQLERYQPKCDQLERQKNDLNFQYSALEKEKKDIVEYLKRSLIKKEDEVDELTELLESQRQAADNDRDSLQLQHSLLRQELQDRIEELNAENTTLVMRLANLEEFQKQKEQLTSNMESLEKQLANQNEEHKAAIHSLEMKALLEKTRLEKEMESHVAAMAAEVQHLVDQKLPETTRLALQENSEVKAQISQLSEQTRVLMEENSALRDRKSRLSVDVDILEKMLSEMSRKSCIRKKVVEQLTEKCQQLQAELKDCKRELEQLQTKHTGVLAEMEALRQDRTSLSEQCSENRAKVSGQEAELQQERKRRSRMKSIMQEAAITLRQALMDAPTDHVSEGDSVVQWKQLMEKLLVVLDRPTPTNTTAEKDKLDEQQTSDPAAVRDVTLNPALSFQFELARYRPGDLGLVPRPALKHKLSRMGAAVSSTTHVPLHRKPSSQKTASSNNQTHSIVGNLLSKPK from the exons ATGCCCAAAAAGAAGGATAAGAAAAGCGGCGACAAACAAGATGAAGCCAAGAAAACATCGAAAAAGGAAAGTTCTGCAGCCTCCGCAGATAAAACCGGGTCAGACGACAAAGAGAGGGATTTATATCTGACTCAAATACGATATTTGAACGAGCAGTTGGAGAG atATCAGCCGAAATGTGATCAACTAGAGAGGCAGAAGAATGACTTAAACTTTCAGTACAGTGCActggagaaggagaaaaaggacATTGTTGAGTACCTGAAACGCTCCCTGATAAAAAAGGAGGACGAGGTGGATGAGCTGACAGAGCTTCTGGAGAGTCAGCGGCAGGCTGCCGATAATGACAGAGACTCTCTGCAGTTGCAGCACAGTCTGCTGAGGCAAGAGCTTCAAGACCGGATTGAAGAACTCAACGCAGAAAACACCACACTCG TGATGAGGCTGGCTAATCTGGAGGAGTTCCAGAAGCAGAAGGAGCAGCTGACGTCCAACATGGAGTCTCTGGAGAAGCAGTTGGCCAATCAGAACGAGGAACACAAAGCTGCTATCCACAGCCTGGAGATGAAAGCACTGCTGGAAAAGACGAG GTTAGAGAAGGAGATGGAGAGCCATGTGGCGGCCATGGCGGCAGAGGTACAGCACCTGGTGGACCAGAAGCTTCCAGAGACAACCAGGTTGGCTCTTCAGGAGAACTCGGAGGTCAAGGCTCAGATCAGCCAGCTGTCAGAGCAGACACGTGTCCTGATGGAGGAGAACTCTGCCCTGCGGGACCGTAAGAGTCGGCTCAGTGTGGATGTGGATATCCTGGAGAAAATGCTCAGCGAGATGTCCCGCAAGAGCTGTATCCGCAAGAAG GTGGTGGAGCAGCTTACAGAAAAGTGTCAGCAGCTGCAAGCGGAGCTGAAAGACTGTAAGCGAGAACTCGAGCAGCTTCAGACCAAACACACAGGAGTCCTGGCTGAGATGGAGGCACTCAG acaggacCGGACCTCGCTGTCCGAGCAGTGCAGTGAAAACAGAGCCAAGGTGAGCGGGCAGGAGGCAGAGCtacagcaggagaggaagaggaggagcaggatgAAGAGCATCATGCAGGAGGCAGCCATCACTCTCAGACAAGCCctgatg GATGCTCCCACAGACCACGTCTCGGAGGGGGACTCTGTTGTCCAGTGGAAGCAGCTGATGGAGAAGCTGCTGGTGGTCTTGGACCGGCCCACACCCACCAACACCACCGCTGAGAAAGACAAGCTGGATGAGCAGCAGACCTCGGACCCTGCAGCAGTCAG AGATGTGACCCTGAATCCAGCTTTGAGTTTTCAGTTCGAGCTGGCCCGCTACAGGCCGGGTGACCTAGGCCTCGTGCCCCGTCCCGCACTCAAACACAAACTCTCCAGGATGGGAGCAGCTGTGTCCAGCACCACCCACGTACCTCTGCACAG GAAGCCCTCCAGTCAGAAAACAGCCAGCTCCAATAACCAGACTCATTCAATTGTCGGAAACTTACTCTCTAAAcccaaataa